The Halosimplex litoreum genome has a window encoding:
- a CDS encoding DUF63 family protein translates to MENEQVLTERTWLGAFVALVAALAVGSLVATRQVYDQFVWRYFWGPIYSDANNARCAVLTGDGIELLGSSAACRAATGVVAETGYTTVSTFGYMAVLVFMLGGVYLLLDRLDVGGDKRLFLSLVPFMLFGGAVRVVEDATDAAVAAGVEPVVSYPLNVLFISPIIYVTVFLITLAALLASMWLEARELVRNRYRALAGFGIGVLALTLGYLFVVAFTREYVSFYPQILLVDVGLASVLAYLLYVGADRYEPAINAGTGIVGLGILWAHAIDGVANVVAADWLPELGHPIDAYGAKHVANRAIIDVTEALQPASLSAVVGTSWPFLFVKLAVALGIVWLFDERIFEESPRYAVLLLVAAAAVGLGPGTRDILRVTFAI, encoded by the coding sequence ATGGAGAACGAGCAGGTGCTGACCGAGCGGACCTGGCTGGGGGCGTTCGTCGCGCTCGTGGCGGCGCTCGCGGTCGGGTCCCTCGTCGCCACCCGGCAGGTCTACGACCAGTTCGTCTGGCGGTACTTCTGGGGACCGATCTACTCGGACGCCAACAACGCCCGCTGTGCCGTCCTGACCGGCGACGGGATCGAACTGCTCGGGAGCAGCGCTGCCTGTCGGGCCGCGACCGGCGTCGTCGCCGAGACCGGCTACACGACCGTCTCGACGTTCGGCTACATGGCCGTGCTGGTGTTCATGCTCGGCGGCGTCTACCTGCTGCTCGACCGGCTGGACGTGGGCGGGGACAAACGACTGTTCCTCTCGCTGGTCCCGTTCATGCTGTTCGGCGGCGCCGTCCGGGTCGTCGAGGACGCGACCGACGCCGCGGTCGCGGCCGGCGTCGAGCCGGTCGTCAGCTATCCGCTGAACGTACTGTTCATCAGCCCGATCATCTACGTGACGGTGTTCCTGATCACCCTCGCGGCGCTGCTGGCGAGCATGTGGCTCGAAGCTCGGGAGCTGGTTCGGAACCGCTACCGGGCGCTGGCCGGGTTCGGGATCGGGGTCCTCGCGCTCACGCTCGGGTACCTCTTCGTCGTCGCGTTCACCCGCGAGTACGTCTCCTTCTATCCGCAGATCCTGCTCGTCGACGTGGGACTTGCGTCCGTGCTCGCCTACCTCCTGTACGTCGGCGCCGACCGCTACGAGCCCGCGATCAACGCGGGGACGGGGATCGTCGGACTGGGGATCCTCTGGGCGCACGCCATCGACGGCGTGGCCAACGTCGTCGCCGCCGACTGGCTGCCCGAGCTGGGTCACCCCATCGACGCCTACGGAGCGAAACACGTCGCCAACCGGGCGATCATCGACGTCACCGAGGCGCTTCAGCCGGCGTCGCTGTCGGCCGTCGTCGGGACCTCCTGGCCGTTCCTGTTCGTGAAACTCGCCGTCGCCCTGGGGATCGTGTGGCTGTTCGACGAGCGGATCTTCGAGGAGAGCCCGCGCTACGCCGTGCTCTTGCTCGTCGCGGCCGCGGCCGTCGGGCTCGGCCCGGGCACCCGGGACATCCTCCGAGTGACGTTCGCGATCTGA
- a CDS encoding YcaO-like family protein, whose translation MTVELVGSGPAADAVAAALGDADEPLERPESAAFDPGTRLAVVVDRAGAATFERASDRAREAGVPWLAVELGGVGGVPVVDASVAAFDPEGACYRCLAARVESNVDADADPTAAPADATARFAGAVAGRRATQLLDPAATDPLGTVVELPHTEREFLPVPACDCGEGRDRVLDRGHLERDVERSLSRAERGLDDRVGVVQQVGEAESYPAPYYLAQICDTSAFADGAASRQAAGVDPGWDAAFMKALGEAYERYCAGVYREGEFKTAAATDLADAVAPSEFVRPESWVGAEGGGTDSGGDRAERPWVRGTDLVTEQPVSLPAEAVHYPPPERTIRPAVTTGLGLGNSSVEALLSGLYEVVERDATTIAWYSTFDPLGLDVSDPGYERLAARAGAEGLDATALLLTQDVDVPVVAVAVTHEAWPELALGTAAHLDAGRAARNALAEAVQNWVELDGMGREGAAETDGAIGHYADRPAIVDEFVTPETTVDAASVGPATVPEGGAHLDAVLDRVVNAGCAAYAARTTTRDVRRLGFEAVRVVVPSAQPLFFGDPYFGERARSVPTDMGFEPALDRDHHPYP comes from the coding sequence ATGACAGTCGAACTCGTCGGATCCGGCCCCGCTGCCGACGCGGTCGCGGCGGCGCTGGGCGACGCGGACGAACCGCTCGAACGGCCCGAGAGCGCGGCGTTCGATCCCGGGACGCGACTCGCCGTGGTGGTCGACCGGGCGGGCGCGGCGACGTTCGAGCGAGCGAGCGACCGGGCGCGAGAGGCGGGCGTCCCCTGGCTCGCGGTCGAACTCGGCGGTGTCGGTGGCGTGCCGGTCGTCGACGCGTCCGTCGCGGCGTTCGACCCGGAGGGGGCCTGCTACCGGTGTCTCGCTGCACGCGTGGAGTCGAACGTCGACGCCGACGCCGACCCGACCGCCGCGCCGGCCGACGCCACTGCTCGCTTCGCAGGCGCCGTCGCCGGCCGTCGCGCTACCCAGCTACTCGACCCCGCAGCGACCGACCCGCTCGGGACCGTAGTCGAACTCCCGCACACCGAACGCGAGTTCCTCCCGGTGCCGGCCTGTGACTGCGGCGAGGGCCGCGACCGCGTCCTCGACCGCGGCCACCTCGAACGGGACGTGGAGCGGTCGCTCTCGCGAGCCGAACGCGGCCTCGACGACCGCGTCGGCGTCGTCCAGCAGGTCGGCGAAGCCGAGTCCTACCCGGCGCCGTACTACCTCGCCCAGATCTGCGACACGAGCGCGTTCGCTGACGGCGCCGCCTCCAGACAGGCGGCCGGCGTCGACCCCGGCTGGGACGCCGCGTTCATGAAGGCGCTCGGCGAGGCCTACGAGCGCTACTGCGCCGGCGTCTATCGCGAGGGGGAGTTCAAGACCGCCGCAGCGACCGATCTCGCCGACGCCGTCGCGCCCTCGGAGTTCGTTCGCCCCGAGAGCTGGGTCGGAGCCGAAGGCGGCGGGACCGATTCGGGCGGCGACCGCGCCGAGCGCCCGTGGGTCCGCGGGACGGACCTGGTCACGGAACAGCCCGTCTCCCTGCCCGCCGAGGCCGTCCACTACCCGCCGCCCGAGCGGACGATCCGCCCCGCCGTCACCACGGGACTCGGCCTCGGGAACTCCTCCGTCGAGGCGCTGCTGTCGGGGCTGTACGAGGTCGTCGAGCGCGATGCGACGACGATCGCCTGGTACTCCACGTTCGACCCGCTCGGTCTGGACGTGTCCGACCCCGGCTACGAGCGGTTGGCCGCCCGCGCCGGCGCCGAGGGACTCGACGCGACCGCACTCCTGCTCACGCAGGACGTCGACGTACCCGTCGTCGCGGTCGCCGTCACCCACGAGGCGTGGCCGGAACTCGCACTCGGGACGGCCGCCCACCTCGACGCCGGCCGCGCCGCTCGCAACGCCCTCGCCGAAGCGGTCCAGAACTGGGTCGAACTCGACGGGATGGGTCGCGAGGGCGCCGCCGAGACCGACGGCGCTATCGGCCACTACGCCGACCGCCCGGCCATCGTCGACGAGTTCGTCACCCCTGAGACGACCGTCGACGCCGCCTCCGTCGGACCGGCGACCGTCCCCGAGGGCGGCGCCCACCTCGACGCCGTCCTCGACCGTGTCGTCAACGCCGGTTGCGCCGCGTACGCCGCCCGGACGACCACCAGAGACGTGCGACGGCTCGGTTTCGAGGCCGTCCGCGTCGTCGTCCCGAGCGCCCAACCGCTCTTTTTCGGCGACCCCTACTTCGGCGAGCGCGCCCGCTCGGTCCCCACCGACATGGGCTTCGAGCCCGCCCTCGACCGCGACCACCACCCCTATCCCTGA
- a CDS encoding inositol monophosphatase family protein — translation MTDAHRRVAVAERAARAGGAVARQAFRGDLAVETKADKNDLVTESDRDAQRQVVSTLRAEFPNDAVVGEEEAVPMGPAGEETEILSAVPETGDTWVVDPIDGTANFARGLRTWGTAVAAVADGDLAAAAVYLPATEDMYAAGAETGTRNGSALSVSDRTDPETFAVAPVGRFERGAGDELGAIAEAVIDDLGDFRRFGSMQATLSFVASGELDAAFSTYTPDPWDSLAGIHLVRRAGGTVTDLAGEPWTRDSEGVVASNGEAHEAVCEVARAAESV, via the coding sequence GTGACAGACGCACACAGGCGAGTGGCGGTGGCCGAGCGGGCGGCGCGGGCGGGCGGCGCCGTCGCTCGGCAGGCGTTCCGCGGGGACCTGGCCGTCGAGACGAAGGCGGACAAGAACGACCTGGTGACCGAATCCGACAGAGACGCCCAGCGGCAGGTCGTCTCGACGCTGCGCGCGGAGTTCCCGAACGACGCGGTCGTGGGCGAAGAGGAGGCGGTGCCGATGGGGCCGGCCGGCGAGGAGACGGAGATCCTGTCGGCGGTTCCCGAAACCGGTGACACGTGGGTCGTCGACCCGATCGACGGGACGGCGAACTTCGCGCGCGGGCTGCGTACCTGGGGGACCGCGGTCGCGGCGGTGGCCGACGGGGATCTAGCTGCGGCGGCCGTCTACCTGCCGGCGACCGAGGACATGTACGCCGCAGGGGCCGAGACGGGAACCCGGAACGGGTCGGCGCTGTCGGTCAGCGACCGGACCGACCCGGAGACGTTCGCGGTCGCGCCCGTCGGCCGCTTCGAGCGCGGGGCGGGTGACGAGCTGGGAGCCATCGCCGAGGCAGTGATCGACGATCTGGGTGATTTCCGGCGGTTCGGGAGCATGCAGGCGACGCTGTCGTTCGTCGCGAGCGGCGAACTCGACGCTGCGTTCTCGACGTACACGCCCGATCCGTGGGACTCGCTGGCCGGGATCCACCTCGTCCGGCGGGCCGGCGGAACGGTCACCGACCTGGCCGGCGAGCCGTGGACCCGGGACAGCGAGGGGGTCGTCGCGAGCAACGGGGAGGCTCACGAAGCGGTCTGCGAGGTCGCGCGGGCGGCCGAGTCGGTGTAG